AAACATCCAAATACTCATTACCAGAATCCTCACCATGATCATCACCGTTGCCTCCTTCAAAGGAGGAGTGGGCAAAACCACAACAGCTATTCATCTAGCTGGCTACTTACAATCCAAGGACGAAACACTATTAATTGATGGCGACCCCAACCGTTCGGCCACTGGCTGGGCTAAACGCGGCTCTCTACCATTTAAAGTCATTGATGAACGGCTTGCTGCTAAATTCGCCAAGAATTACCAACATATTGTCATTGACACCCAAGCCAGGCCAGAGCAAGAAGATTTAGAAGCCCTAGTTGAGGGCTGCGATTTACTGATTCTGCCCACAACCCCTGATGCGTTATCGCTGGATGCCCTAATGCAGACTGTGGATGTTCTCAAATCTCTGGGGGCTAACCAATATCGAATTCTTATTACTCGCGTTCCTTCCAAGCCCCGGCGGGATGGGGAAGAAGCTAGAGAAATGCTCACTGAAGCTGGATTACCTCTATTTAAAGGACATATCCGCGATGCAGTAGCGTTTCAAAAAGCGGCTTTGTCTGGCGTACTGGTTTACCAAGTTGCCGACTCACGGGCAAAGATAGCTGGGCGAGATTATCAACAAATTGCTCAGGAGGTGATGAAATGAGTAAATTCCGTGGCTTGTTAGACTCCGCCAGGGGTCGTGAACCAGAACCAGAAAGCCAGTCCCCAGAAGAGGCTGTTACTAAACAGTCCGTTGCCAAAAACCAGCCTGTCGCCAAGCCAGAATCCCAACCAAAAGGCGGCAGACCCAAAGGCAAACGTTCTCACCCTGACTATGAGCAGATAACAGCTTATATCCGCAAGGATACACACACAGCAGTTAAAATTGCGCTGCTGGAGGATAGACGAAAAGGTGAAAAGCATGAGTTTAGTGAACTCATTCAGGAACTGCTGGAGCAATGGTTACAATCGCGTATCTAAGTTTTCAGATATTTGAATATCTGCGTACTCACAAATCAGGCATTGATCTGAAAGCCTAGTCACAACGACTGATTCTAAAAAGAAAGAAACTACCATCTGGCTGAATACATTGATGTGTCATTATTTTTTAATCACATTAATCTACTGTAATAATGCACTAGCTCAAATTATGAACGTCTGAAGTATAAGTCAATTATTCTAAACCCTTCATCAGTTTTTGTAAGAAAGTAGGATATATATCCCGAATGTGTGTAGTTGTTGTCATGTTCATAATCTTCTTTTACCTTTACAAGATATACAACACGCTCTCTTTCAAATAATCCACTTGGGCTACACGTATCAAAAGTTGCCTTATTTGGCTTAACGCCTATCTGCAAAACATAAGTAGTTATTTTTGAACACGAAATATAACCCTTTGAAGCACCGCCCTTGATTTCTCGCTTATTTACCTGTGTTTTTAGGAACTCTTCTTTATTCTTGTCTAATACAGCAGAATCGCGTATTGAAAATAGCCCTAAAATTGCATCTATTTCATCCTGCTCTATGTTTATATCCAATATGATTTGGGAGGATGTAGTAAATAACTGAGTTCGTCTTTCTAATGCTGCTTGGAAATTTGTTTTAGTAACCTTTTCGCCTAATGCTTCTGAAAGAATTCTCCATAATTTAGCTCCCTCATTTTTAATGTGCTGTGTTTCATAACCTTGCATTTCCTCATATCTCTTCCCTTGTAGAGATTCGTACAATATGAATTTATATATATCTGTTAAATGCTTGCCATTATTCGCATATAGAGCTTCATCCGCTCACTGATGAATATCACTATTTCACTGGGAATAATGCTTGGTTCAGGTTTTGCGTATGGTTTCCTTAAAACTGCTTTTAATTCTAAGCAGTTTGAACAATCTGGACAAACTGAACTTCGTCGCTTCGGTCGTGCAGAGTATGAACAGTTAAAAACAGGGATGTCCTTAACAGATGTGCGGTCAATCTTGAATCGAGGTATTGAGGTTAACCGCTCTGCAACAATGGCAACTTTTGTTTGGAAAAATCCTGATGCTTCCAAAATCACTGTTATTTTTGAGAGTGATAGGCTCAAGAGTAAAGAACAGTCTGGACTGGAGTAAGCGATTGCGCTTCCGCGCACTGCCGGAGGCAATCGCAAACTGGATCGCCTAATTTGAATATCTGAATATTTGCGTACGCAAAAGTTTGAATTGCTGAATAGTCAGAGTATGCACAGCTTTTTTTTGGTTAATGCGCCCGGTAACTATACCTGAGCCGGTTCTTTTGCTTCTGACAACCACCGACTGTAAGCCTCTTGGTCGCCGCCAAAAGAATCAACAGATACTTGTCGTTCTGGCATTGGCTGGAGTGGGGCATTGATAGGTGCATATTTGCAGTAACAAATTACAATCATGTCAAAACCCATGCCTACCGGAATATCAGGAGTGTAGGTTTCTACATCGGTTACTTCCCAATCACTGAGACGATAATGGGTTTTAGCTTCTGGATACTGGGGGTCAGCAAACTGGTCAACACGGATAAATTCCGGTGGACGATATCCAGGTTCTGGTAATGGTCGGTCTGAACAATCGTAATGTTCAGCTAAAGTTTTCGTCAGAGAACCTGTGTGAGAGTATTTTCTATCTTGCCAACCTGGCTGACGCTTCTCAGCCCGAAAAACAATCCACTTACGCATTATTGTTACTCCTCATCGGTATCATAATAGGACTGTGGAAATTCAGTTTTGCCCTCGAATACACAATCTACAGGTAGGATATCGTTGCCCGTTTTCTCCGTATCAACCAGTTTCCAACCGTATTTTTCAGAGATTTCTTCACAACAATCTTCATCAGCTGCTGCATGACGAGATTTATTCTCTTCCTCGTCGTACCTTGATTTTGGCATATCTTTCTCAATGTTATTGAATTGTCTTAATTGGCGCGATTGCCTCCGGCAGTGCGTCTCGCGATCGCAAGAAGGCACTGCGCGTTCCGCCTTCGCACTCGTTCTCCAGACAAATCGCCCCTATTGACACTATAGTAGTACTACTTCAGGATTATGTCAACTCATATTAGTTCTATAGTAGATGTATATTTAAGGAAAGTAGAACAGTAAAGTGATAAAGCAGCGTTAGTTATGACAGTGGCAACTGATAAAACCAGAGTATCGACATATATAGAGCAAAAACTGAAAGATGATGCTGAGAAAGTAGCCAAGAACCAGGGCAGATCCTTGAGTAATTACATCGAACAGCTAATTAAACAAGATGTAGCTAGGGCAAGGCGCGAAGGTGAAATCAGCGATTAAAAAATGTTTAAAGGCATCAGGTAGATCAACTCAAGAGTCATGCTTCTTGGCTTAAAAAGGTTGAGAGAAGATATATTCTCGCAATCTTTGTAACAAAAAGTGGAAGTAGGGCAAGGATTGGGGGAGGATAAAGAAGATAGGACTTGGTAAAATGCCGTGAGCAAAAAGGCGATCGCAAATTCCAATTTTTCAAAAGAATCGCTGGCGTTAACAGAGCCGCTACCTATCACTATGCACCCATCTGAGGTGTATCTGGCTTCTTTAGGTGAAGGTTCCCGGCGGACAATGCGGGAGGCACTTAATGCGATCGCACGGCTGTTAACTAATGATAGTTGTGATGCTCAAACTTTGGATTGGGCAAAGTTGCGATATCAGCATACGGCAGCAGTGCGGTCGGTGCTGATGGCAAAATACAGTCCAGCGATGGCGAATAAAATGTTATCTGCGTTGCGGCGGGTGTTGCAGGAAGCGTGGCGGTTGGGGTTAATGTCTACTGAGGATTACGGACGGGCTACTGATATTCAATCTGTGCGGGGTAAAAGTTTACTCAAAGGACGGGCGCTGGATGGAGAAGAAATTGCTGCCCTGTGGGAGAATTGTATTCAAGATAACTCGAATTTAGGAGCGAGGGATGCGGCACTGTTGGCAGTTTTGACGGTGGGATTACGGCGTTCTGAGGTAACACATCTGGATTTGAGCGATTTTAAGCCGCGCAGTCGGTCACTGACAATACGGGAAGCTAAGGGACGGAGTGAGCGCATTGTTTACTTACCGGAAGCTGGAGTCCGGGCGGTGCAGGATTGGTTACTGGTTCGGGGTAAGGAAGCAGGTCCTTTATTTTATCCGTTGGATAAGGGGAATAAAGTTATCCAACGGCGGATGAGTGAGCAGGGGGTACTGCGGGCATTGCAACGCCGAGGGGAAGCTGCGGGTGTGGAAGAAGGGTTTACGCCCCATGATTTCCGCAGGACTTTTATTAGTGATTTGTTGGATGCGGGTGCAGATATCGTTACGGTATCTAAGTTGGCTGGTCATGCGTCAACTAATACTACGAGTAAGTATGATAGGCGCGGGGAAGATGCGAAGAAACGAGCGATTGATTTATTAAATGTGCCTTACAAGAAGCGTTAGAGTGAAGATACTTTTATGGGAAGGAAGTTCTACTGTATTCATGTAGAAATTTTAGTTTGATATCTATGCCTTGAACCATAAGTTGAGCCAAATTCTGAAGCAGAAAATTAACACTTACCTTCTGAATTATATCTATCTTGGGCTAAAAGCTAATTTTTTGATTCAATTACAATTACATTTATGAGTATTTTCTAAATATATATTGTTAAAATCCACTTCGGCTAACATACAATTGGTACAATTATTTGTTGTTAATAATTTTTTAACATCATTGTTTATTATGTCTCTATCTTCTTGCTTTAAATCCTTGAGGGCAGATTCTTTAATGTATGATTTTTTTGAATCAAACTTTTCTGACTCACCTGTTTCTTTATTATCTTCACTGTCAGAGTCTGAATTTGTTTGATTAGCTGCCACATCTGGCAAAGATGTACTGTTTTGTTTGACTTCAGAACATCCAATTATCAAAACATTTAGTATTAAGATACTAAGAAGCATTTTCATAAAAATCATAGATTTTCCCTGAACTCCAATTTTATATTTATAGGCGCAAATTAACCTAGTTTATCCAAAAAACGAACAAAAG
This genomic interval from Anabaena cylindrica PCC 7122 contains the following:
- a CDS encoding ParA family protein, whose amino-acid sequence is MIITVASFKGGVGKTTTAIHLAGYLQSKDETLLIDGDPNRSATGWAKRGSLPFKVIDERLAAKFAKNYQHIVIDTQARPEQEDLEALVEGCDLLILPTTPDALSLDALMQTVDVLKSLGANQYRILITRVPSKPRRDGEEAREMLTEAGLPLFKGHIRDAVAFQKAALSGVLVYQVADSRAKIAGRDYQQIAQEVMK
- a CDS encoding tyrosine-type recombinase/integrase; the encoded protein is MSKKAIANSNFSKESLALTEPLPITMHPSEVYLASLGEGSRRTMREALNAIARLLTNDSCDAQTLDWAKLRYQHTAAVRSVLMAKYSPAMANKMLSALRRVLQEAWRLGLMSTEDYGRATDIQSVRGKSLLKGRALDGEEIAALWENCIQDNSNLGARDAALLAVLTVGLRRSEVTHLDLSDFKPRSRSLTIREAKGRSERIVYLPEAGVRAVQDWLLVRGKEAGPLFYPLDKGNKVIQRRMSEQGVLRALQRRGEAAGVEEGFTPHDFRRTFISDLLDAGADIVTVSKLAGHASTNTTSKYDRRGEDAKKRAIDLLNVPYKKR